The stretch of DNA CGCGCCGCCACGACCCGATGTCCGGATCGTGGCGGTAGAGTCGGAGGCCGTTTTCGAGGTCGTCGGGGAGCGACCCGGCAACCCGCCGGAGGTCGGCGCGCGTCGTCGCGTACGTCACCCGCGCCGGCTCCCGGTCGAGCGCGTCGTCGGCGGTGACGATGACGTCGAGGACGGCCACCGTCCCCTCGGGGGTGGGGGGAGCCGGCTCGACGGAGTCGGCGTCGACCCGCGAGACGGACCCGACGGGTGGGCGTACCTCGACGACCCGAACGTCGCCCGTCACGAAGGCCGGCGCGCGCGTCTCGATGGTGAGCGACCGCGTGACCGACCGGGTCGCCGGACCGACGGCGACGGTGGCCGTGTCGTTGTCGATGCCGAACAGCCCCTTCCCGGAGCCGGCGGTCGTCGCGTCCGCCGGGAGGAGACGGGTTCGGGTGACAGTCTCGGCGACGGTGCCGCCACCGCCACCACCGCCCACGTCCGCAGCGGACGGTGTGGGCGTCGGGGTCGGCGAGGCCGTCTCGTCGGGCCGTTCTGGGACCGCGAAGACCGTCGCGTCGATGGTGTTCAGGCGGTCGTCGAGCGTCACGGACGCCTCGAACTCGGTTTCCGATCGGCCGGTCGAGGTGAAGTTCGCCTCGACGGACCGGTTGCCGTTGATATCGAGCGTCACCGAGCCGATGCGATCGGTGTCGATGCCGGTGACGACGCCGGCGATGGTCCGGGTCGTCGGCGCGCTACCGTTCCGGATCGGATCGCCGCGAGAGGTGATCTCGACCGTCACGTCGGCGGCGTCGACGGTCAGTTGAGCGGCCCGAACCGCCGCCTCGGTCGCCGTCCGGAATCGGCCGAGCGTCTCCGACCGACGGTCGACGGTCGCGGCGAGCGAGTCCTCGCGGGTGCCAGCCTCGGCCGACGCCGTCCGGTAGGCCTCGGTCGCCGTTCGGAGTCGCTCCCGGATGTCACGGCGTTGGGCCGGATCGAGGGTGGCGCGGTGAGTCGCGACGGTGCGGCGGGTGTCGGCGATCAACTGACGGGCACGCTCGCGGTCGGCGCGAACCAGCAGTCGGGTCGTAGCGTCGATTCGGGCGTTCAACGCGGCGGACTCGCCGGCGTATGTCGCGAGCGCGGACGCCGCCCGGGCGTGCTTGCCGGCGACCGCCGAGGGATCACCCGGGTCCTCGACGGTGTCGGTGATTAGCGCCCGCGTCTCCGCATCGATAGCCGTCACCCGGCGGTCGTCGCCGGATCGTCGGGAGTCCGACGCGTACCGGCGGGAGAGATCGAGTGGGGAGCGGTCGATCGAGGGCGGACCGGCCGACCCGTCGGCGGATTCCGTGGCGGAGAACTGCGGGTCCACGACGGTTGCCGCGAGGAGTCGTTGTTCTCGAGGCGAGAGGTCCGTCGTCCGTTCGAGGACCGGATCGCCCGCTGCGGTTCCGAGGTCGGGAGACGACGGTTGGTATGCGACCGCCGACGAAACCATCCCGGTGATCATGAGCACACTCAACACGGCGGCGATGACGGCTCGCATTGACAGCTCCTGAAAGCTATCCGATATAGAAACGAATCCTACCAGAAACGATTACATTTTCCGACAGAATTAATACCTGATACCTCTTGGACAGGAACGTGTCTCGGAAAAGTTACAGGTACGCCGCGTACGTCGCGGCGCTGCTGATGGCGGTCGGGTCGTTGGTCGCCGCGGTCCCGACCGGCGGGCAGATCGCCGCCGACGTGACGCCGACGGCGACGTCTACGCCCACGTCGGTGGGGACGACGCCAGCGCCGACGTCGACCCCGGCGCCGACGGCGACAGCCACGTCCACACCGACGGCGACAGCCACGCCCACACCGGCGGACGACGGAACGACCGAGTGGCGGGTCGTCACCGAGCAGTGGAACGACCGGATACAGGTGATCGTATTGACCGAGGACATCCCGGACGACGTCGTGACGTTCGAGGTGCGTGGAGCGACGCTGGACCAACGACTCGACCCGTCGGCGTCGCCGCCCGTCGGTGAGGGACGCCTCACCAAGCCCACCACCGTCGAAGTCGTCGTGGTGTACGAGGATGGCTCCGAAGCGGTCATCCACACCGAGACGTTCGAGTGAATCGGACGGGAGTCCGTCGAACTATCCGTTTTGTGGTAATTCCGTCCCCCGTCTCGAAATATCACGACTGATATTTCTCCCACGTGTCATAAGTCGGTGGGGGCAGAATGAGGGTATATGGGCCGCGGAAGACGCGCCGACCCGGCGTGGACGGGGGGGTGTCCGTGAACGAGCGGTGGGACGTGCCCTCGCCGACGGCTTCGGAGGCCGCGACCGTCTGCTCGGTGCCGACCGTGTTGCTGGCCGTCCACTTCGTCGTTCGGCCGGCGGTCGAGGCGTGGCCGAAACTCGGGTACGTCCGGCATCCGGTCGCGCAGGCTGTAGCGGCAAACCGGGTCGCCCCCGAGTCACTCGTCGGGGTTGCCGGGGTGTGGCACGGCGCGACCCGCCTCACGCACGCATTGGTCCACGACCCAGCCGTCACCGCACACGCGCTCGTGAACGCGGTACTCGTCGCGGCTGGTGGCGGTCTCCTCCTGACGGTTCTCGCGACACTCGGCTGGCGGCGGTGGTTCGTCCACTTCTACTGGGAGCTCATCGTCGTCGGGCCGGTCGTCGGGTCGTACGCCTTCGACCTCTTCGGGCAAACGGCGTACGGATACGGTGCGTCGACGTCCGCGTTCGCCGTGTTCGGCGCGCTCGCCGTGTTCGGAACCGTCGTTCTCGTCGAGCACCGGCGGTTGGGGCGAGTCGCGGGGGGTGGGGCCGCGGCGCTCCTCGCGTGCATCGGCGGGGCCGTCGGTGCCGACATCGCCGCCGCCTCGCCGGCCACGGCCGTTCACCAGGCGGGGTTCGGATTCGGCGTCCTCGTCGGCGTCGTCGGTGTGGCGCTGTTGTGGTGGCGAGGGGAGGCGGTAGTCGCGGGCGTCGGGGCGATACGCCGGAGTACCGCGTCGTCAGAAGGGCCTTGACCCCGGCCGGCTAAGCCACGCCCGTGACACACGACCGACTCCGACGTGCGAGCGAGGAACTGCACGCCGCCGCCGAGGCGGCCGACGGCGAACAGCGGGACCGACTGACGGACCAGGCCGAAGCGCTCGCGGAGCTGGCGGAGAGCGGGACGGATCACGGCCGTCTCGCCCGACACGAGAACGCGCTGCGGGAGATCAAGGCGGCGACGGACGAGACGGTGGGCGAACACGTCGACGCGGCGATGGCGTCGATCACCGCCTACCGCGAGACGCTGGACGGTGTGTGAGCGCGACCCGAACCCCTTCGCTTCGGGTGGAGATGGACCGTTTAACAGACGTTTTTCGGTTTGATACCCATCGACTCTAAGGTCTCGACGTAGTCGTCGTAAGTCGCCTCGACGACGGCCGTCGCGGCGGTGGCGGCGCGGTCCCAGTCGTCGTCGCCGGAACACGCGGAGTCGAGGGCGTCGACGACGCGACTCCGGTCGGCGTCGACGTCGTCCCGGATGTCGCGGAACTCGTTGGCCGTCGACGGATCGGCATCGCCGACGAAGAACCCGACCATCTGTCCGACCGTCCGGTCGAGGACGAGGAGGGAGCCGAGGGCGCCGCCGAGACGGGCGACGGTCCCGTCGAAGTCGGCGAGGACGTCATAGCGTCCGCGGTCCGCGGTGTCGGCCCCGGGGTCGACGGCGTCGCGCCGGTCGGCCGCCGAGGCGGCGAGGGTGGCGAACGTCTCCGCGGCGTCGTCGTCCGCGTCGTCGGCCCAAGATTCGAACGTCTCCGCGGCCGCGACGGCGTCGGCGGCCGCGGCGGCGCGGACCGCCTCGCCGGTCATGTCGCCGTCGGTGAGCGCGTACAGCCACTTCGAGGAGCCGAGTCGGGAGAGTTGGGTTTCCAGGTCGTCGGTCACCGTATCGACGAGCGTCGTACCGTCCATACGCGGCGATACGACGCCCCTTCGTTTGTATGCATCGCCAGCGGCTGGGCGGGTCGGGGGCGACTCGAAAGAACGGGTGGTCGGGGCCGGACGGGCGGCGTCAGTTACCCTTCTCGATGGGGGCGCCGACGAGGTTGCCCCACTCGGTCCAGGAGCCGTCGTAGTTGATGGTGTCCTCGTAGCCGAGGAGTTCGTGGAGCGCGAACCAGGCGACGGAGGAGCGCTCGCCGATCCGACAGTAAGCGACGGTGGTGCCCTCGCCGTCGATGTCCTCCTCCGCGTAGAGATCCGCGATCTCTTCGCGGGTCTTGAACGTCCCGTCGTCGTTGGTCACCGCGGCCCACGAGATGTTCTTCGCGCCGGGGATGTGACCGCCGCGCTGGGCGGTCTCCTGCAGTCCCGGCGGGGCGAGAATCTCGCCGGAGAACTCCTCGGGGCTTCGGACGTCGACCAGCGGCAGGCCGCGTTCGACGGCGTTCTCCACGTCCTCGCGGTACGCGCGGATGCTCTCCCGGGGGCCGGACGCCTCGTAGTCGACGGCCGAGAACTCGGGGACCTCCTCCGTGAGCGGATAGTCGTTTTCCAGCCAGTAGTCGCGGCCGCCGTCCATCAGGCGCACGTCGTCGTGGCCGTAGTATTTGAACTGCCAGTAGGTGTAGGCCGCGAACCAGTTGGAGTTGTCGCCGTACAGTACGACGGTGGAGTCCTCGGAGATGCCGTGGCTCCCCAGCAGGTCCTCGAAGTCCTCCTTCGAGAGGATGTCGCGGGTGGTCTGGTCCTGGAGTTGGGTCTCCCAGTTGAATCCGATGGCGCCCGGGGCGTGGCCCTCGTCGTACGCCTCCGTGTCCACGTCGACTTCTACGAGTCGGTGGGCCGGGTCGTCGCTCTGAAAGTCCGCGAGATGGTTCTCGACCCAATCCGCCGAGACGAGAACGTCCTTCGCGTACGCTGAGTCTGACATAGCAGTACCGGATACGGCACCCGGCCCTATAATCCTCACACAACGGGCAGACACGGCCATTCCTCGGGTTAACCGGATAATGTTGCCACGTTTCGGGCGGGAGAGCGGTCGTGGGCGGCGGTTGTCGCGGGTGGGCCGGGCGGATCGGGCGAATATCCGGAAAACGTTGCCTATGGATGCGACGGTGACCGGACCGGCGCCGAGGGTGGCCATCGTAACGACCGGTTCGTCGCCCCGCCGTGGCGAACCGGCGGGAACGACTCACCGCAACAGTATAAAACGTGTGAGGCTGTACTGGCGCTCATGACCGAGGATATCGTCGTGTCGGTCGACTGGCTCGCGGACCACCTGGACGAGGTGCGCGTCGTCGACGTGCGCGACGCGTGGGAGTTCGACGGCATCGGGCACCTCCCCGGTGCGGTGAACGTGCCGTTCGACCGGTTCCGGAGCGACGAGGGCGACGAGGGGATGTTGCCCGGCGCGGAGCGGTGGGCGGCGCTGCTGGGAGACGTGGGCATCGACCGCGACGACGCCATCGTCGCGTACGACGACGAGCACGGCGTCTTCGCCGCGCGCTTTCTCGTCACTGCGTTCCTGTACGGCCACGAGACCCTCCACCTCCTCGACGGCGACTTCAGCGCGTGGAGCCGGGAGCGCGAGACGACGAGCGAGGCGCCGTCCGTCGAGCCGTCGACCTACGACGTGCGAGAGCCGGCGGCGTCGCCCCTGGTCGACTTCGAGGCGGTTCGGGCGGCACTCGACTCCGACGCCGTGGTCGTCGACACCCGCGAAGCCTGGGAGTACGAGGAGGGGCACCTCCCCGGCGCCGTCCAACTCGACTGGCGCGAACTCGTCGACGCGGAGACGCGGGGACTGAAACCCGACGCCGAACTCGAGTCGCTACTGGCGGAGCGAGGAATCACGCCCGACCGTCGGGTCGTGCTCTACTGCAACACCGCTAGGCGGATCAGTCACACGTACGTCGCGCTCCGGCATCTTGGCTACGACGCCGTCGACTTCTACGAGGGGAGCCTGACGGAGTGGACGGAGCGGGGCGGCCCCGTGGTCGAAGGAGCCGACGGAAACCCCGAGTAGCTCACCCGAGGTGTCGGCGCTGGCCGCCGCGTTCCGGCGGTCCCGTTAGTCCTCGGAGACGCGCACGTCGTTGAGTTCCTCGGAGAGGTGGTCCGCCATCTCGACGACGAGCGCGACGGCGAGCGGGCCGGCGATGATGCCGACGGGACCGAGCGTCAGGAGGCCGCCGACGAAGCCGACGAAGTAGAGACTCCCGGGGAGGTCGGCCGTCTCCCGGGCGAGTCGGGGACGGATCAACACGTCGGGGAGCCACGCCACGAGGAGGGCACCGCCGACGAAGACGAGCGCCGCCGCCGCGGGGTCGCCGGCGAGCAGGTGGGCGACCGCGAGCAGGCCGATCAACAGCGACGGGCCGACCACGGGCAGGAACTGGAGGAGCGCCGAGAGAACGGCCAGCGTGAGGTAGTACGGGTAGCCGAGCAGATAGAAGAACACCAGCGCGATGACGAACGTTCCCGCCGCCGTCGCGGCCTGGAGCACGTAGATGGCGAAGAGGGTGGCACGGGCGCGGCGGCTCAGCGCCCGAACGACCTCCCGATAGGTGTGGGGAACGAGGGCGATGAGCGCGCGGTGGGTCGCGGCGGTGCGCGAGAGGAGGGCGAACACGACCATCACGAACACCGTCAGTTTGAGCGCGAGGACGGGGGCCGCGAGCGCGAACGACCGGGCGAGCGAGCGACCGAACGAGACGACGGTCGACCGCGCGTCGGCGAGGGTGACCGACGTCGAGAAGCCGTACACCTCGACGGTGACGGTCGGCGGGAGCGCGGAGAGAAAGGCGATGATCGCGTCGAGACGGAGCAACACGACGACGACGAGCGGAAGCGAGAGCGCGAAGACCGCGAGGACGGCGGTGACCGTGGCGGCGAGGCTCGCTCCCCACGACGAGAGCCCGCGGCGCGTCAGTTCCTCGCGGAGCGGGGAGAGCAGGTAGGCGACCGTCACGGCGAAAAAGACCGTCGCGAGCACGTCGGCGAGCATGGCCGCGGCCGCGACCGCCAGGAATCCAAAGAGCGTGCCGAACACGTGCCGGCGATCCATCGTCACGACGTGACATGCGGCGGGTGCCGGCAAAACGGTTTCCCGACCCAGCCGAACACCACGGTTTTAGGCGCGCGGGACCGGGATGGAGTCGAGTATGGTCGGGCGACGACGACGATTCAGACTGGCGGATACCGCACAGCAGGTCGTCGGGGGCTTCCTGCTCGCCGGTCCTTTCGTCGTCACCGAGGAGGTGTGGACGCTGGCCGCGAACATGTCGTGGCTCCAGACCCTGTTGACCGTCGCCATCGTCTTCGGCATCGGCTACGGCGCCCTCTACAAGGCGGACGACCGGGATCCGGAAAGCGAGACCGAGGTGGGTGGCGTACCGCTCCGGTTCGTCTCGCTCGTCCTCGTGTCGTACTGTTCGGTGCTCGTCCTCGCCGTCGCGTTCGGCGCGCCCGGGACCTTCCTCGGCGACACCGGGGGACGGACGGTCGGGACGAACGGGGTCCGGGTCGCCGTCCGAACGCTCGAAGTGACGGCCAAGGCGGTCAGCGTCGGCGCCGTGTTCAGCGTCGTCGGCGCCGCGACGGCCGACTCGCTGTTTTGAAACCCCTCACACCGGGGTCACCCGCAGTCTTAAGTCCATCCGGTCGGTGGAATCGATATGGATTACACGCTCGCCATCGACGGCGCGCCGGCGACCATCCCCGGCGGGACTGGGGTGCTCCTCCTCCACCCGAGCATCGGCGAGACCGACCGGATCGACACCGACTTTCTGAAGACCGACACCGACAACTTCCTCGTCATCTCGACCCGAACCACCGCCCGCGAGGTCGAACAGAAACTCGAACACTACGACGTGGACGAGTCGCGGGCCGAAATCCTCGACACCCTCTCGGTCGAGCGGGGGTACTCCCGGCGTCCCTCCGAGCGCGTCCACTACGTCGCCTCGCCGGACGACCTGGACGGCATCGTCGCCAAGACGGAGGCGTTTCTCGACTCCCACGCCGGGAAGCGCCGCGTGAGCGTCGACTCGCTCACCGAGATGGCGTACTACGCCGACGAGGACGGGGTATACGAGGCGACGCGGCGGCTCCTCGACCTCCTGGCGGAGTACGACGCCGTCGGCCTCTTTCACCTCTCGAAGGAAGTCCACGACGAGGAGACGTTGGACCGCTTTCGCGACCTGTTCGACGGCGTCCTCGACCTCGGCGTCGACGGCGACGTGGCCGTCGACTTCGGGGACGCGTAGCTACTCCAGCGTCTCGAAGGTCTTTCTCGCCCACCGGACCGCGTAGTCGGCCCCGTAGTCGACGTACGCCGCCGTATCGAGCGCCGCGAAGGGCGCCGGCAGATCGAGCCCGTGTTTGATCGCGGCGCAGGCGAGTTCCGTCGCGTCCGGGAACTCCGTCTCGCCCCGAGCGACGGCGCCCGGAAGCCCCGCGACGCGGTCCCGGAGTCGGTCGCCGGCGTCGACCCACGCGTCGTGGAGGGAGGGGTACTCCTCGGCCCACGCCTCGAACGTCGGCCGGGTTCGGAGTCCCAGCCACCCGTCGTACAGCGCGGCACCGATCTGATAAACCGACGCCGGGTCGAGCGGCACCGCCGCGTCGAGGTCCGGATAGTGGTCGGCGAAGAACGGGAGAAACGCCTCGGGGGCGTCGAGCCCCACTTGGACGAGCGCCTCGGCGATCAGCAAGTCGAGGAAGGCGTCGGGCGTGCCCTCGGCGCGCGCCTTGCAGAAGACGACCGGCGGATCCGTCTGGCGCGTCCACGTTACGGTCCCGTCACCCGGGAGGCCGATAGTGAACGCCGACCCGGCGTACCGGCGAAGCGGCCGAGGGGCGTCGTCCGGCACCCACTCGGCGGGGTAGGTAGCCGGGTCGAGGGCGTCGACCAAGAGGCCGAGATCCTCGGCGGCCGCGGGCGGCAACGTCTCGAAGTCGCTGTCGACATCGAGGATGATCACGTCGGGGGCGTGGGCGGCGCGAATGGCTGCCAGTTCCCCGGAGAGCGACCGGCGCTCGAACATCAGGCGAGGAGGATACCGGCCACGAGCGCGGCCGCGAGGACCGCCGAGATTCCAACCGTTCCGAGCACGACTTTGGTCGCCTGAGTCATACGAACACACTCGGCACGGCATCTTATAACGGTTTCAGTCTCGGTGGCGAGCCGGGCTGCCGCAGCCGTCGCGAGCGAAGTGTGATTTCGACTCCAGCGAAATCTGTTGATAACGCCGATTTCGAACCGGAACTGAAGAGTATTACAGTAGAAACGAGGGGGTTCAGGCCGAAGCCGTCGCTGGTCGAGTGCCGACCGTGGAGGTCCGAAACGCCCGGATACGGATCGACCGACGGCTGGATAAAAAGGGTTACGACTCGCCGTCGCGCCAGGTGTCGACGACTTCGATGACGTAGTGACCGTCCTCTTGGAGCGAGATGATGCACTCCTGGCGGTCGTACAGTTCCATCAGGTTGAGTTCGTACTGCCCGGGTTCGACGATTTTGATGCTCTCGAACTGGTCGTTGAGCTCCGCACGCAGGTCGTCGATGCCGGGCGACTCGGCCGCGTCGTCGTCGGGGGGGATCGCTCGGGCGGCGTCGTCGGCCGCCGGCGGTGGAGTCGCCACGTCGTCGAGTTCGTCGCGGGTGACCACGTCGCGACGGGCGTCGGCCTGTGCCGTGTCCTCCCCGAGGGCGCTCGGGTCGGACTCTGCCTCGATGTAGTCGGCGTCGGCGTCGGCGTCGGCATCGGCGTCGGGTGTCGATTCCGGGGGCGACGGCGCACGGCCCGGCGGGGCGTCGCCGTCGGGGGCGGTCGGCGATCCGGACGGCGTGCGATCAGGCGACGGTCGGGAGGATTGCGAGGCGTCGGCGTCGGCGCCGTCGTCCCCCAGCGTCGGCGTCGGCGTCGACGAGTCCGGTTTGAACTGGAACTTGTTGCCGCCACAGTCGGGACACCCCGAAAGCATCTCCTTGGAGCCGTCGGGGAAGACTCGCTCACAGTTCGTGCACTGGTGGGGCATGGCTACTTGCGCGAGACGAGCGCGCTGATGAGGTTTTCGTCCTTGTGGAGCGTCTGGATCTGGTTAGCCGGGCCGATGACGGTGAGTTTCTTCGTCGACTCGCGGCCCATCAGCCGGTCGAGGAAGCTTCGGTCGGCCGTCTCGGATCGAGGGTACGTCTCGATCTCGATGCCGTTGAACTCGTCGGGACTGATCTCGGTCATCGTCACCTCGATGAGCTTCGACTCCTCGTTCGGGGAGAGCCCCTCCTCGAGGATGACGATGTTGCCGTCCCGGACGCCGTCGAGGATGAGCCGCACCTTCTCCATGCTCGCCATCTCCTCCATCCGGGCGCCGCTGATGAGGTCGATCTGGACGCCGTCCTCGGCGTCGGTCGGAGTGACTTCGGGCATCTCTATCACCCGAAGTACTCCGCGATCCTGTCGTACACTTCGTCCATGTTGTCGCCTTCGAGCGCCGACAGCGGAATCGTCCGATGTTGGGGGAAGGCGTCCTCGATGCGCTTGACGTTCGAGTCGTCGAGGTCCGTCTTGTTCGCGAGGATGAGTACCGGGAGATCCTGGCTCTCGATGATGCCGATGAGCATGGTGTTGACCTGCGTGAACGGGTCCTCGGTGCTATCGAGGACGTAGATGACGCCGTCGACGTCCTCGCGGAGCCAGTGCATCGCCTCGGCGACCCCCTCCGTCGCCTCGCGGGAGCGACGGACCGCGTCCTCCTCGTCGATGTCGTGTTCGAGGAACTCCTTGTAGTCGACTTTCGTCGTCACGCCCGGCGTGTCGACGATGTCGATGGTGACGGTGCGCCCGTTGCGTTCGATTTCGACGTTCTCCTTCCGGCGCGCCCGTCGCGTCTCGTGCGGGACGTGGCTCTCCGGGCCGATGGCGTCGCCGGTCCAGTCGCGCGCGATCCGGTTCGCGAGCGTCGTCTTTCCGGCGTTCGGCGGGCCGTAGATCCCGATGCGTTTGGGATCGCTGGCCGAGAACAGTCGTTCTGTAACTCGTGCGATGCTGTCTCTGAGTCCTGTGAGCAGTCCCATCCTTTCCTCCCGCACCTCCCGTCTATCGCCGCGAGAGGGGCGTATGCGGGATCAAGGTCACGCCGTTCACTTAAGTGTGCGTCAGACAACCATAAAGGACCTGTCAGTAGCTCCGAGGGGTCGAGCGGCGACTCAGTGCCCCGGGACGACGCGTCAGCGCCCCGGCGAGCGGCGACGGGAGCGCGGCCGTCGACGGGGGGTGGCTCCACCGTCGCCGGGGCAGCGCCGGACGACACGCCGATTCGGACCCCCCCACCCCTTCGTTTCGGGTGGAACGCCGACCCGGCCGGCGGCGAGGCGGCCGGACTTCGTCCTCGTCGCTTACTATCTCCTACTCCCTCTCGAAAACAACTATATTAGTTGCAGTGCGGATATTGTTGTATCTGTGTTGATTTATAGCTTTCCATGTTTATACTTCCGTCACCACCCCCTCCCCCCGCTGATGACGTTCCACCCGAAACGAAGGGGTGGGGGGGTCCGTCCAACACGCCCCGGATCGCGACCGTTCCGTCGGACGCGTTCGGTCGCTCGGCGTGTGGGTGGCACACTCGTCCCCCGATTCGCGTCGTCGCGGGTGCTCTCGCGCTCCGAGGGGAAACTTTTTCTACCGCCCCCACCAGTGTTTCCTCTGGATCATCTCGACGCGCGGATGGGGTGCCGGAGGTGGGGCCGTGGCTTTCCGAAAACGCAG from Haloplanus salinus encodes:
- a CDS encoding sulfurtransferase, with the translated sequence MSDSAYAKDVLVSADWVENHLADFQSDDPAHRLVEVDVDTEAYDEGHAPGAIGFNWETQLQDQTTRDILSKEDFEDLLGSHGISEDSTVVLYGDNSNWFAAYTYWQFKYYGHDDVRLMDGGRDYWLENDYPLTEEVPEFSAVDYEASGPRESIRAYREDVENAVERGLPLVDVRSPEEFSGEILAPPGLQETAQRGGHIPGAKNISWAAVTNDDGTFKTREEIADLYAEEDIDGEGTTVAYCRIGERSSVAWFALHELLGYEDTINYDGSWTEWGNLVGAPIEKGN
- a CDS encoding DUF7553 family protein; the protein is MTHDRLRRASEELHAAAEAADGEQRDRLTDQAEALAELAESGTDHGRLARHENALREIKAATDETVGEHVDAAMASITAYRETLDGV
- a CDS encoding DUF7090 family protein, producing the protein MDYTLAIDGAPATIPGGTGVLLLHPSIGETDRIDTDFLKTDTDNFLVISTRTTAREVEQKLEHYDVDESRAEILDTLSVERGYSRRPSERVHYVASPDDLDGIVAKTEAFLDSHAGKRRVSVDSLTEMAYYADEDGVYEATRRLLDLLAEYDAVGLFHLSKEVHDEETLDRFRDLFDGVLDLGVDGDVAVDFGDA
- a CDS encoding sulfurtransferase, with amino-acid sequence MTEDIVVSVDWLADHLDEVRVVDVRDAWEFDGIGHLPGAVNVPFDRFRSDEGDEGMLPGAERWAALLGDVGIDRDDAIVAYDDEHGVFAARFLVTAFLYGHETLHLLDGDFSAWSRERETTSEAPSVEPSTYDVREPAASPLVDFEAVRAALDSDAVVVDTREAWEYEEGHLPGAVQLDWRELVDAETRGLKPDAELESLLAERGITPDRRVVLYCNTARRISHTYVALRHLGYDAVDFYEGSLTEWTERGGPVVEGADGNPE
- a CDS encoding DUF7089 family protein, which encodes MFERRSLSGELAAIRAAHAPDVIILDVDSDFETLPPAAAEDLGLLVDALDPATYPAEWVPDDAPRPLRRYAGSAFTIGLPGDGTVTWTRQTDPPVVFCKARAEGTPDAFLDLLIAEALVQVGLDAPEAFLPFFADHYPDLDAAVPLDPASVYQIGAALYDGWLGLRTRPTFEAWAEEYPSLHDAWVDAGDRLRDRVAGLPGAVARGETEFPDATELACAAIKHGLDLPAPFAALDTAAYVDYGADYAVRWARKTFETLE
- a CDS encoding Era-like GTP-binding protein; this encodes MGLLTGLRDSIARVTERLFSASDPKRIGIYGPPNAGKTTLANRIARDWTGDAIGPESHVPHETRRARRKENVEIERNGRTVTIDIVDTPGVTTKVDYKEFLEHDIDEEDAVRRSREATEGVAEAMHWLREDVDGVIYVLDSTEDPFTQVNTMLIGIIESQDLPVLILANKTDLDDSNVKRIEDAFPQHRTIPLSALEGDNMDEVYDRIAEYFG
- a CDS encoding AI-2E family transporter, giving the protein MDRRHVFGTLFGFLAVAAAAMLADVLATVFFAVTVAYLLSPLREELTRRGLSSWGASLAATVTAVLAVFALSLPLVVVVLLRLDAIIAFLSALPPTVTVEVYGFSTSVTLADARSTVVSFGRSLARSFALAAPVLALKLTVFVMVVFALLSRTAATHRALIALVPHTYREVVRALSRRARATLFAIYVLQAATAAGTFVIALVFFYLLGYPYYLTLAVLSALLQFLPVVGPSLLIGLLAVAHLLAGDPAAAALVFVGGALLVAWLPDVLIRPRLARETADLPGSLYFVGFVGGLLTLGPVGIIAGPLAVALVVEMADHLSEELNDVRVSED
- a CDS encoding DUF2073 domain-containing protein, with amino-acid sequence MPEVTPTDAEDGVQIDLISGARMEEMASMEKVRLILDGVRDGNIVILEEGLSPNEESKLIEVTMTEISPDEFNGIEIETYPRSETADRSFLDRLMGRESTKKLTVIGPANQIQTLHKDENLISALVSRK
- a CDS encoding DUF2391 family protein; protein product: MVGRRRRFRLADTAQQVVGGFLLAGPFVVTEEVWTLAANMSWLQTLLTVAIVFGIGYGALYKADDRDPESETEVGGVPLRFVSLVLVSYCSVLVLAVAFGAPGTFLGDTGGRTVGTNGVRVAVRTLEVTAKAVSVGAVFSVVGAATADSLF
- a CDS encoding transcription antitermination protein, whose protein sequence is MDGTTLVDTVTDDLETQLSRLGSSKWLYALTDGDMTGEAVRAAAAADAVAAAETFESWADDADDDAAETFATLAASAADRRDAVDPGADTADRGRYDVLADFDGTVARLGGALGSLLVLDRTVGQMVGFFVGDADPSTANEFRDIRDDVDADRSRVVDALDSACSGDDDWDRAATAATAVVEATYDDYVETLESMGIKPKNVC
- a CDS encoding OapC/ArvC family zinc-ribbon domain-containing protein yields the protein MPHQCTNCERVFPDGSKEMLSGCPDCGGNKFQFKPDSSTPTPTLGDDGADADASQSSRPSPDRTPSGSPTAPDGDAPPGRAPSPPESTPDADADADADADYIEAESDPSALGEDTAQADARRDVVTRDELDDVATPPPAADDAARAIPPDDDAAESPGIDDLRAELNDQFESIKIVEPGQYELNLMELYDRQECIISLQEDGHYVIEVVDTWRDGES